Proteins from a single region of Hermetia illucens chromosome 3, iHerIll2.2.curated.20191125, whole genome shotgun sequence:
- the LOC119652871 gene encoding uncharacterized protein LOC119652871, whose amino-acid sequence MAEKSGNQRTRSVLKNNKVTTTQNIDKTVRSRTNPLDELRVNSVKNDPELRAAFENCATFHFEEDDDMEYERDSSKWPVKAVELMIHHRLRLDSAFHSPKYTKNKLWDTISDHLKEAKFNFDGKECHLKFRNMLATYKKNVEKVNTYGEECIKWKWFHAFHSVLQFKPQNAGDNQQNLSVEDNAKDEEDKVLEEETQLGNDIPKQATTSRAVSEPPETPESEYRKWSRSAVNLLLVLRHQFADIFNDPSAHKVKCWRKISKILQESGYDVNERDCIVKWHNLINTYRSNLRKSQSEHVRWEWFDLMGKILNQQASSERSTFTTVHSLPDVTTKARNSGQSQNENQVDPRNGHHSTTTVIPSEDDADTISILSDDTRLLMDNGSLDDFMINSLEINDRPIKRTKRYQRSYWKEKLKLQKAAEHRRKREWAERKQIELQKISLKKQKLKIYHRLTKTLEKLASNGLIRDFMANERRS is encoded by the exons ATGGCCGAGAAATCAGGAAACCAAAGGACGAGAAGTgttttaaaaaataacaaagtgaCAACAACCCAGAACATAGATAAAA ctgtCCGTTCGCGAACCAATCCTTTAGATGAACTGCGTGTAAATTCTGTTAAAAATGATCCCGAACTGCGAGCTGCTTTCGAAAACTGCGCCACATTCCACTTTGAAGAAGATGACGATATGGAGTACGAACGTGACTCCAGTAAATGGCCTGTTAAAGCCGTTGAATTGATGATCCACCACCGTCTTCGTCTGGACTCAGCATTCCACAGTCCAAAGTATACAAAGAACAAACTCTGGGACACAATCTCTGATCATCTAAAGGAAGCCAAGTTCAACTTTGACGGGAAGGAATGCCATCTGAAGTTCAGAAATATGCTCGCAACATATAAAAAGAACGTGGAAAAGGTCAACACATATGGGGAGGAATGCATTAAATGGAAATGGTTCCATGCGTTCCACAGTGTCCTGCAATTCAAACCCCAGAATGCTGGTGATAACCAACAGAATTTAAGTGTGGAAgacaatgccaaagacgaggagGACAAGGTTCTAGAGGAGGAGACACAACTTGGAAATGATATACCAAAACAAGCAACAACTAGTAGAGCTGTAAGTGAACCACCAGAGACTCCTGAAAGTGAGTACCGAAAATGGAGTCGATCGGCAGTAAATCTCCTCCTTGTACTTCGCCATCAGTTTGCCGACATATTCAATGATCCCAGTGCGCATAAAGTCAAGTGTTGGcgcaaaatttccaaaatccTTCAAGAAAGTGGCTACGACGTAAATGAGCGCGACTGCATCGTGAAGTGGCACAACTTGATCAACACATACCGCTCAAATCTGAGGAAATCCCAGAGCGAACATGTCAGGTGGGAGTGGTTTGACCTGATGGGAAAAATATTGAATCAGCAGGCGAGCTCTGAAAGATCAACATTCACAACGGTCCATAGCCTTCCTGATGTCACGACAAAAGCAAGAAATTCAGGCCAAAGTCAAAACGAAAACCAAGTCGATCCCCGGAATGGTCATCATTCGACCACAACAGTCATTCCAAGCGAGGATGATGCTGACACTATTTCAATATTGAGCGATGACACTCGACTTCTCATGGATAATGGATCATTGGATGATTTCATGATTAATAGTTTAGAGATAAATGACCGACCGATAAAAAGGACTAAGAGATATCAGCGATCCTACTGGAAGGAGAAACTGAAGCTGCAAAAAGCTGCCGAACATAGGCGCAAGCGGGAATGGGCCGAACGGAAGCAAATTGAATTGCAGAAAATTAGCTTAAAGAAACAGAAATTAAAGATCTACCACAGACTGACTAAGACCCTGGAGAAGCTGGCGTCCAACGGATTGATCCGCGACTTTATGGCGAATGAAAGGCGATCATAA